Genomic segment of Gloeocapsa sp. PCC 7428:
GATATGAATACAGGCTCGCTGTTGTCAGTTGAGCAAGTATTGAATGTTACTAAAATTTATTCAAGATTTCACTTGAAACCCGCGATCGCCAAGCATAGCCAGTTTGTGATGGCTACACTCAAGTGGTTCAAACCTAAGTTAAAGGCAGATGCTCAATCTATGACAAAAAGCAAGTAGTTTTAAGATTAATTTACTCGTTGCAACTGGGCGATTCTCGGATCAATAATTTTTTGACCTAATGTGGGAAATTTAATCGCGACAGATACTTTATTTCCAGAACCGAAAACATGAGTGATTTCACCAACTCCAAAGGTTTTGTGTAACACGCGATCGCCGACTTGCCAATTTTGCGGACTTGTATTTACAGGAGTTGCTGCTACTTCTCTGCTTCGCGAAGCAATACTTGGTGGTTTTGTGTAACTCCGACTCGCAGGCTGTTGATCTGCAAGTAATTCTTCGGGTAACTCTGTCAAAAATTGCGAACGAATCGCCGGTTCGCGCGAACCATAAAGCCGACGTTCGCGCGCGTGTGAAAGATGTAATAGTTCTTGCGCGCGAGTAATGCCAACATAACACAAGCGCCGTTCTTCTTCTAAGGAATCTGGATCGTCTAACGAACGGAAATTAGGTAATAAACCTTGTTCCATTCCTACTAGAAAAACCACAGGAAACTCTAACCCTTTAGCCGCGTGTAGTGTTAGTAAAGAAACGGTTTTTTGTCCTTCTTTTAAATTATCTAAATCAGAATTTAAGGCAGTGCTAGCTAAAAAAGCTTCTAAAGAAGTATCTTCGCTTTCTTCTTCAAATTGGACGACAGCATTGTAGAGTTCTTGTAAGTTTTGCAATCGATCTAAACTTTCATCAGTGCCTTGATTTTTCAAGTCTTGAATATAACCTGATTCTTCCATAATTGCTTGCACAATAACCGATGCCGGAGTAATATCTACTTGTTCTTGCCAACGACTAATTAATTGCGCAAAACTCGTTACACCTTTAACCGATCGCCCTGCTAAAGTACCCGCCGATGTCTCATCGCTGATAATTTCCCAGACTGGGATGCTTAACTCTTGCGCTGCACTTACTAAAGCATCAATCGTTGCTTTCCCAATACCACGGCGCGGTGTATTAATAACACGCAGCAAACTTACGGTATCTGAAGGATTAACAATGACCCGCAGATAGGCGAGTATATCTTTAATTTCTTTGCGATCGTAAAACTTCAACCCACCAACAATTGTATAAGGAATACCCCACCGTACTAAAGTATCTTCAAACGGTCGCGATTGCGCATTAGTGCGGTAGAGAATAGCAAAACTACCCCAATCAAAATCAGAATAGCGGCGTTCTAAATTGCGAATTTGATTAATGACAAACTGCGCTTCCGCAATTTCATCATCAGCTTTGTATAAATAAATTTGTTCGCCAGCCCCACGCGTAGGTTTGAGAATTTTATCGATGCGTTGAGTATTATTTTCTATTAGTTCATTGGCGGCTTGCAGAATGTTTTCTCTAGAGCGATAATTTTCTTCTAGTTTTACCATAGTGCGAGTATCAGCATCAGGCAAACCATCACCAAAATCAGATTGAAATTCTAGTAAAATTGTAAAATCCGCCATGCGGAAACTATAAATTGACTGATCGGCATCACCAACGACAAAGATCGAGCGATTTTGCCAATTCCAATTTTGTTTATTCGTTTCTCCGTTGGTAACAAGTAACCGAATTAAGTCATATTGCGTCCGGTTGGTATCTTGATACTCATCAACTAAAATATGTTGAAATTTGCGATGCCAATAGCCTAATACTTGTTCGTTTTGTTGAAAGAGTTGTACAGGAACGAGAATGAGGTCGTCAAAATCTAAAGCGTTGTTCTCGGCTAAAGCGCTTTGATATTGACTGTAAACTTCAGCGATAACGCGCCCGCGATAATTGGGTTGTTGACGCTCAAACTCTTGGGGAGTTAATCCTTGATTTTTCGCATTGCTAATTGCATAGCGTACCGAACGCGGTTCAAACTTTTTATCGTCTAAATTAAGTTGTTTAATAACTATTTGTTTGACAAGGCTTTGCGCATCGGATTCATCAAAAATTGAAAAATTGCGATTCCAACGCCGTCCTTTTTCATCTTGATATTTTTCAATATCAAATCGCAGCACGCGGGAAAATAAGCTGTGGAAAGTACCAATCCACAAATCTTTAATGATAGTTTTGTACACGCGCGATCGCAAACTTGTCTGTTCGTGGGGTGCTAACGCTTCTAAGGGCTTTCCATAGTCACGAATCGCAATTTGTTGGGCAAACAGCTTCTGGATGCGTTCTTTCATCTCCCGCGCGGCTTTATTAGTAAAGGTAACAGCCAGGATATTTTCAGGATCGACGCGGTGTTTCAGAATCAGATTGGCAATTCGGTAAGTCAGCGCTCGTGTTTTACCCGAACCTGCGCCAGCAACGACCAACATTGGACCGCAGAAATGTTCTACAGCTTGGCGTTGACTCGGATTGAGGCTATGGAGAAAGTCAATACTTGTCGTCATGGGTGTAAGAAGTGCGATCGCGCTCAGGGCTGCAAAAGATATATCCTGTCTGACTTATATTACAAAACTTATGCGATGTTTGTAGCTTCCTACTTATCGCAACCCAGATGTAAATCTTTAGCAAATATTAAGCTGACTGGAGTTCAGTAGTATCACTGTTATTATCTCCAAGAATAAATATTCAAGTGAGATTTTCAGTAAATTTCGCATTTATGCGCAATTTACAGTTTGGTAAACTCTATCAAATTAAATCCTCTCGAGTAGCAGAAACGACAATTATGGGCACATCAAATACACCTTTGTGGGTTCAAGACAGAGATACGGTGATTGCGCAAGGAAGTGATGCTGAGTGGCGTTACGGAGAACCACCAGACTACTCGCGTAATAATGCAGCACTCAAAGAGCAAAGTCAATACAATCATATCGAAGGTTCTTTAGAGGCGATCGTCCAAAATTTAGTCAGAACTTTTGAAATGGAAGCCTCGTTTAAGACGAATCCTCAACAGTGGTTATCTGTTGTTGCTGATAAGTTTCGGATGCGGACAAATAATCAGCCAGAATACACAGCTAACGATGTTGTTGCTGCGGGAACTTACAACTTATTTTTAGGAGAATCAGAGCATTATAGTGCTAAGTCTGAAGATTTTGAATCATCAGGAAAAATCTTTCATGATACCTTTCCGAATGGTTTTTTATGGGAACTTATTGAAGTGTTAGCAGGACCACCTAATGTAACTTTCAAGTGGCGTCATTGGGGAACTTTTAGCGGTTCTTACAAAGGACATGAACCTACAGGAGAAGTTGTAGAAATCGTTGGTATTAGTGTAGCGCGGGTGACTGACGATCTCAAAATTGAATTACTAGAACATTATTTTGATACTAATTCTTTTTTAGGAAAACTGACATCAGGTGAAAAAGCGATCGCGAATGGCTGTCCTTTTCATCAATAACTATAAGGATTTACTGTAAAGTGACGTGCGATCGCCCTCTGTAGCAACAGATACGTTTTAAGGGCGATCGTTTTTCATCTATTATTTGGATGTAATTATATTACTATTAACTTCATAACACTCATCTGGAAAGCAATCTGATTATGTTGCAAAGTTCGAGTAATTGCGATTGCACTTAGCAGATAGTAAGCATTAGAATTTCATATTCCTCCTACTCATTTTTTAGTAGCTTTAATTGCGCGTTGTAATAATTAACTGTTTTCGACTTGTAGTAATATCTTTTTAGAATAGTTAGTGGAACTGCCATCAAGTTTTAATGTCGTTTGACAATCTCTGCAAACTCCTATCTGAAAAATATCCTGCTGTCTTTGCTAGTTGGGTGTTAGGTACACCACAAACTGAAGTTAAAGTCCTCAAAACCGAATTAAGCATTGAACCAATTCGCGCTGATTACGTGACATTTTTACAGCTACAAGGGCGCATTTTACATTTAGAATTTCAAACTGTAATTGCATCAACGCCACCATTACCTTTACGAATGCTCGATTATTGGGTAAGGTTGTATCGGTTATATCGCCTCCCGATTACGCAAGTAGTAGTATTACTCCCAAGCGCACCAGAGACAATCATTGAAAATTCCTTTAACGTAGAAACAACTCGTCATGAATATCGCGTGCTGAGACTGTGGGAGGAAGATGCTGCACAATTTCTAGACAATCCAGCTTTATTACCATTTGCACCATTAACGGCAACGACGCAACCGCAAACCTTATTACAGCAAGTTGTAGAAAAAGTTAATCAACTCGAAGAAGTCGAAAAACCTGAAATTGCTGCGTATACTCAAATATTAGCAGGGTTAAAATTCAACAAGGAGTTGATACAACGAATATTTCGGGAGGGGATGATGCGCGAATCCGTGATTTATCAAGAAATTTTGGCTGAGGGAGAACAAATTGGTGAACAACGCGGTGAACAACGCGGACGCTATTCAGAAGGACAATCGCTTGTGCTGCGTCAACTGAATCGGCGTGTAGGAGAGTTACCGCAAGTTCTGCGAACTCAAATTGAATCGCTGTCGTTAGAACAAGTAGAAAATCTGGCTGAAGCACTCTTAGATTTTCAGCACATTGCAGATTTAGAAGCTTGGTTGAGTCAAAGCACTTAGATTAAACTTAAATTTCAATTTCGTTGGGTGAAATTTCAAATATATAGCAGTTCTAAATCATTTGTGAAAAACCTCTCTTTACTCTTCCTCTGTGAACTCTGTGTCTCTGCGGTTCGTTAAAAAATATTTTTCACAAATTAAACAAGATGGCTATATAAGTAAAATAATTGCTTTGCAAAGGAGCGATCGCTCTTACTTTGCAAAAGAATAGAATTAAGGTGTATTTACCAAGTATTTAAACAAGTCATCAACGATCATATTAATGGCAAAATAAGCTGCATCATGCCAATGTGTACCTACGAAATAGACTTGATTGCGTTGAACTACTTCGAGTTGTCGCCATAAGGGTCTTTGTTTGAGCTTCTCTAGCGCTTTCTTGTCATTCTCTGGTTCCCAAGTCAAAAAGAAAAGAACATCTCCATCAATATCAGCGATCTTTTCTTCCGAAATATTTTCGACATAAAAGAAATCTCCTTGCTGTGCTGGCGGACGTTGCAGCCCGACATCGTTGAGAACCGTTCCTGAAAAATGCTGTTGTCCGTATGCCCAAATTCCGTATTGTGAACTTGTACTGGCAACGGAGACTACGAGGGAGTGACGGTTTCCTAACGCTTGTTTGAGTTTTTCAATTCTTTGCCAATAGTCATTTATCAATTTCTGGCTGACATCTTCTTTACCTAATACCTGAGCAAGTTCTTCTAATTGCTCTTTCCAAGAAGGAGGCGGATAAGGGATGTTCAAGATAACTGTAGGCGCGATCTGAGATAGCTGATTGTAGATAGTCTTCGAGTAATAAAAGTTACCCAAAATCAAGTCGGGTTTAAGTTGTAACATTTTTTCGATACTGGGAGCTTCATATCCGCCAACCGATTCAATGCCATCGATTTTACCTTGAAGATAACTCGGTAGCGGCAGGTCTGATGCAAACACCGATGCGATCGGTTTGACACCTAATGCCAAACTGTTAGCTAAAGTATCTTCTCTCAGGACAATAATTCGTTGCGGGTTACGAGGAACGCAAGTTTCACCCATTGTATGTTTGACAATGCGGCAGTTTTCGGCTTGCGGTTGGTTATTTGTTACGCGGGTAGTGTTAACGCTATTGCAAGCTATAAGTATTGTTGCGGTTAAGATTCCCAAGACAAGCCAATAAACGAAGCGGCGAACAGAAATTCTCATGACTATCTAACTCAAAACTGCCAAGAAACAGTTCCCAGCACAGTGAAAGGAGCACCCCGATTGACAAAAGTTCCAGAGCCGTAATCACTAGTATAATTTTCTACATCAAACAGGTTGCGGAAATTTACAGCAGCACGGAAGCGATCGCGCTCATAAAAAATTGCTGCGTCAGTGCGGAAGAAGCTAGGTAACTCCACTGTGTTGGCATTATCCGCCCATCGTTCGCCAAGATAGTACACACCTACACCAAACCCCAAACCTTGCAAATCACCATCTTGAATTCTATAAGTTGTCCATAGACTAAACGAGTGTTCTGGAGCAGAATACCGTCGATTTCCCTCTATTGTTGGATCGTTGTCTTCGGTAATTCTGGCATCGGTGTAGGCATAGCCTCCAATAATATTCCATCCTGGTGTCATCTCGCCACTAATATCCAACTCGACACCTCGGCTTCGTTGCCTTCCCGTTTGCACTGAAAAGACTGGATTGTTCGGATCAGGAGTTGTCACATTCGAGCGAGTTAAATCGTATAAGGCAAGGTTGGCTGAAAGTTGGTCAGTGATGTCGGCTCGGATGCCTACTTCATACTGTGTTCCTCGTTCTGGGCGGAATGTATCTCCACCCGCAGCAATACCGATCGTCGGTGCAAACGAGCGAGCATAACTAGCATAAAGAGAAATCGGCGGTAGGGGTTGATAGACAATGCCCACTCGTGGACTAAATGCGGTATCTGATTGACTAGTTTCTTCATCTGCTAGTCGATCGTCCTGGGTTTCCTCAAAGAAATCAACTCGTCCACCCAACAACAGTTTAAGATTTTCTGCGATCGCAATTTGATCTTGGAGATAGACTCCAAATGTGCCTCTAGTCGTAAAGCTGTCTGTCGAAAGTTGTCCTGTAGGATTTACAGTTTGATCGAACACAGGGTTAAAGATGTCTACAGGTTGAGCATCTCCAAATTCATAGTTGAGGTCTGTTGTATTTTGATTTAGACTAAAGCCAATAAGAAGTTGATGTTCAATTGTACCTGTGTTAAATGTGCCAAGTAGATTGGTATCCAGATTAAAGTTATTGTAAAATTGGCTGCCAATTAGAAAGCCTCGGTTGAGAGTACGGTTATCATCAGCCAGGCTATCGTAGAAGATAATCGGTTCTCCGTTATTATTATCATCAGCATAAAATGTGTAACGGAAGGCATTACGCAACCTCCAGTTATTATTAAAACGATGCTCTAAGCGATATCCAATTCTGCCATTAATCCTCTGTTCATTGTTTAAAGGACCTGCGGCGTTGAAACTGCGGCTGACTTCCCCATTGGGGTTTTCTAATACAGTGCCTAAAATCGGTTGAGCTTCTCGTCCATTTTGCTCCAAAATATTGACATCGCCTTCGATAACAAGGTCGGTGTTTTGACTGAATCTCAGCGCCAGACTCGGAGCGATAAAAGTTTCAGTATTTTCATCAAAATCTAGAAAACTATTGTAGTTGCGATAGCTAACAATCAAGCGATAGAGAAGCATTCCCGTATCATCCAAAGGTCCAGAGAGATCGATTACACCTTGATAGTCGTTATAGCTGCCAGCTGTCGCACTCACTTCGTAGAACGGGTAACTTAACGGTTGTCGAGTCACAACATTGATGGTGCCACTAATAGATCCAGTTTCGCCATATAAAGCAGCAGCAGGTCCTCTCAACACTTCCAAACGTTCCGCATTGACAAAACTACCATCACTAGAAATTTGTGGATCGGGAATGCCATTGATTAGAAAGCCGCCGTAAGTTTCAAAGCCTCGGATAGTAAAGTAGTCTCTGCCGCTAGCAGGGCTAACAATTGAGGTAATGCCAGCAGTATTTTCCAAGCCTTCTGTAATACTTCTTGCTTGGCGATCCTGTAACACTTGTTGTGGAATGACTTGAATCGACTGGGGGATATCGCGCAGAGGTGTATCGGTTCTTGTGCCTACACTGGCATTGGGTACGCGATAGCCATCTTGTTCTCCTGTTACTAAAATTTCAATCGGCTCATCTTCAGCAGGTGGCTGTTGTGCAGAAGGTACAGGCGCGATTGCACCTATAATTAAACCGCGATCGCTATCAAATAACTCAATGGTTGGTAGTGCGGTTTCACCGATAATCGATACTCGCACAGTATTAGCATCAAAATTTGTAACTGTGATTTCTGTAATTCCGGTAACTGGTTTTTCTGAGCGAAATGTAAAAGAATCACCAATAGGTAAACGCAGTTGAGCATTCGGAATATCTGCAATATAGTTGTTGCCACTGCTGCGGTTTGTTACTTGCAATTGTTCGCCGAAAGGAGTTTGTAAAATGACCTCGACACCTTGATCGGTAGGAACTGCTTCGACTTCGGTAATTTGTACTAAAGACGGAGTATTGGTTGGCGATTGCGAAAGTAATTCTTTAACACTTGTAGCTGGAAATGGGGTTTCACGGATTCTTCTAATTTTTGTTTCTGTGACAACTGCGTTCTTTTCCGATTCAAGTGCTTGTACGGGTTGAATAAAGACACTATTGATACCTCCTAGCGCACTCACTACCAACCAAAAATAGATGTTGAGTGAATACGCTTTTCTTACGCTATGCGATCGCACGCAGCATTTACCACCAAAAACCAACCGCCAATTCATACCACTCCCCATACAGCTAAAATTATGGCTTATTGCAGATTTTTCTTAGTTGCAATAACCCAAAGTGTAGAGAAGTTCAATAAGTTGAGTCTATCCTGAAACCGTCTTACGTCCCGATACAAGCTTTTTGCTCAAAAAACATTCGCGCGGGGTGATGCCATGGCGATTCATTAGCTAACCTTGGCAAATATCAGAAGATTATTTTATTGATGCGATGTCTAGACGATCGTTGCATTCCGCTTAGGTGAAAACCGCATCAAATCCTAACTCAATGAAGATAGCCTTTCTAATAGCATTCCAACATTTATCTTTTATTTCGCCTTGTTTACGCTTAATTCGACTAGCATCCACAGCCCTCATCTGACTTAGGCAAACATCGCGATCTTTATCTAAACCATTGCGCTAAGTAGCCTTTATGTTAACTACAAAGGGGAAAGTCTTTGCCCCTGGTAGAATTGGCGCAATAATTGTAGTAGGACTATTTTGATTTCCGATGTCATTTTGCAGAATCAAGCAAGGTCGCCCTTTATCTGTTTCACTACCTACCACAGGCTTCAGATCGACCCACCATATATCACCGCGCTTGTAGATTAACTGACCGTTAGGCATCTAATCCATCACCTACGGTAACATCTCAAACAGTAATTTCTTCTAAGAATTCAGGATCTTTCAATTGCTCTTTGTATGCATCTTCTAATTCCTTTAGAAGACTTTTTTTCTTTTCTCTAAGAAGAATTTTATTAATATATTGACTGCGATTCTTAGAAGACCGATCCACAAACTCTAAAACTTCTTCATCCAGTGTAATATTAATTTTCTTACTCATAACTCTAAATTTTGTCGGATAAATATGTAGGATTATTTTATCATACTATCTGATTTCAATTGACGCTACTCAGTCACAAGCGTGTCACTAAACTCAACTTATTAGACTTCTTGCATGAATCACAAACGCCCTCTGACTGAAGTCAGGGGCTACTCAAGCAAAGTGTACTTTCGTACACTGAAGCAAGACTTTTATCAATAAGTTCACAAGAGAGAAAAGTGAACAGCGGTGTTCATGAATGATTTAGAACTACTATATTAACCAATTACCAATTACCAATTTTGATATTACATTTATTTTTAACCATCTACTTATTAACTCATAAAGGAACACGCTTTTTGCCCGAAAATTCGCGCGGTGTGATGCCAAACTTGCGCTTAAATGCAGCCGCAAAGTGTCCTAAATGAGCGTATCCTACAATATTAGCGACTTCGGCAACAGTTAAATTATGCTCGCGTAACAGTTGCCGTGCGTGTTCCATGCGTTGATTTGTTAAATAACCAAATACCGTTGTGCCAAAAAGTATCTGAAATCCTCTTTGCAGCGAACTCTCACTGATACCTACCCGTTG
This window contains:
- a CDS encoding TonB-dependent siderophore receptor; this translates as MNWRLVFGGKCCVRSHSVRKAYSLNIYFWLVVSALGGINSVFIQPVQALESEKNAVVTETKIRRIRETPFPATSVKELLSQSPTNTPSLVQITEVEAVPTDQGVEVILQTPFGEQLQVTNRSSGNNYIADIPNAQLRLPIGDSFTFRSEKPVTGITEITVTNFDANTVRVSIIGETALPTIELFDSDRGLIIGAIAPVPSAQQPPAEDEPIEILVTGEQDGYRVPNASVGTRTDTPLRDIPQSIQVIPQQVLQDRQARSITEGLENTAGITSIVSPASGRDYFTIRGFETYGGFLINGIPDPQISSDGSFVNAERLEVLRGPAAALYGETGSISGTINVVTRQPLSYPFYEVSATAGSYNDYQGVIDLSGPLDDTGMLLYRLIVSYRNYNSFLDFDENTETFIAPSLALRFSQNTDLVIEGDVNILEQNGREAQPILGTVLENPNGEVSRSFNAAGPLNNEQRINGRIGYRLEHRFNNNWRLRNAFRYTFYADDNNNGEPIIFYDSLADDNRTLNRGFLIGSQFYNNFNLDTNLLGTFNTGTIEHQLLIGFSLNQNTTDLNYEFGDAQPVDIFNPVFDQTVNPTGQLSTDSFTTRGTFGVYLQDQIAIAENLKLLLGGRVDFFEETQDDRLADEETSQSDTAFSPRVGIVYQPLPPISLYASYARSFAPTIGIAAGGDTFRPERGTQYEVGIRADITDQLSANLALYDLTRSNVTTPDPNNPVFSVQTGRQRSRGVELDISGEMTPGWNIIGGYAYTDARITEDNDPTIEGNRRYSAPEHSFSLWTTYRIQDGDLQGLGFGVGVYYLGERWADNANTVELPSFFRTDAAIFYERDRFRAAVNFRNLFDVENYTSDYGSGTFVNRGAPFTVLGTVSWQF
- the pcrA gene encoding DNA helicase PcrA, with amino-acid sequence MTTSIDFLHSLNPSQRQAVEHFCGPMLVVAGAGSGKTRALTYRIANLILKHRVDPENILAVTFTNKAAREMKERIQKLFAQQIAIRDYGKPLEALAPHEQTSLRSRVYKTIIKDLWIGTFHSLFSRVLRFDIEKYQDEKGRRWNRNFSIFDESDAQSLVKQIVIKQLNLDDKKFEPRSVRYAISNAKNQGLTPQEFERQQPNYRGRVIAEVYSQYQSALAENNALDFDDLILVPVQLFQQNEQVLGYWHRKFQHILVDEYQDTNRTQYDLIRLLVTNGETNKQNWNWQNRSIFVVGDADQSIYSFRMADFTILLEFQSDFGDGLPDADTRTMVKLEENYRSRENILQAANELIENNTQRIDKILKPTRGAGEQIYLYKADDEIAEAQFVINQIRNLERRYSDFDWGSFAILYRTNAQSRPFEDTLVRWGIPYTIVGGLKFYDRKEIKDILAYLRVIVNPSDTVSLLRVINTPRRGIGKATIDALVSAAQELSIPVWEIISDETSAGTLAGRSVKGVTSFAQLISRWQEQVDITPASVIVQAIMEESGYIQDLKNQGTDESLDRLQNLQELYNAVVQFEEESEDTSLEAFLASTALNSDLDNLKEGQKTVSLLTLHAAKGLEFPVVFLVGMEQGLLPNFRSLDDPDSLEEERRLCYVGITRAQELLHLSHARERRLYGSREPAIRSQFLTELPEELLADQQPASRSYTKPPSIASRSREVAATPVNTSPQNWQVGDRVLHKTFGVGEITHVFGSGNKVSVAIKFPTLGQKIIDPRIAQLQRVN
- a CDS encoding type II toxin-antitoxin system PemK/MazF family toxin, with amino-acid sequence MPNGQLIYKRGDIWWVDLKPVVGSETDKGRPCLILQNDIGNQNSPTTIIAPILPGAKTFPFVVNIKAT
- a CDS encoding DUF4351 domain-containing protein, yielding MSFDNLCKLLSEKYPAVFASWVLGTPQTEVKVLKTELSIEPIRADYVTFLQLQGRILHLEFQTVIASTPPLPLRMLDYWVRLYRLYRLPITQVVVLLPSAPETIIENSFNVETTRHEYRVLRLWEEDAAQFLDNPALLPFAPLTATTQPQTLLQQVVEKVNQLEEVEKPEIAAYTQILAGLKFNKELIQRIFREGMMRESVIYQEILAEGEQIGEQRGEQRGRYSEGQSLVLRQLNRRVGELPQVLRTQIESLSLEQVENLAEALLDFQHIADLEAWLSQST
- a CDS encoding iron-siderophore ABC transporter substrate-binding protein, producing the protein MRISVRRFVYWLVLGILTATILIACNSVNTTRVTNNQPQAENCRIVKHTMGETCVPRNPQRIIVLREDTLANSLALGVKPIASVFASDLPLPSYLQGKIDGIESVGGYEAPSIEKMLQLKPDLILGNFYYSKTIYNQLSQIAPTVILNIPYPPPSWKEQLEELAQVLGKEDVSQKLINDYWQRIEKLKQALGNRHSLVVSVASTSSQYGIWAYGQQHFSGTVLNDVGLQRPPAQQGDFFYVENISEEKIADIDGDVLFFLTWEPENDKKALEKLKQRPLWRQLEVVQRNQVYFVGTHWHDAAYFAINMIVDDLFKYLVNTP